The genomic window GACGAGGTGCACGTTCGCCGGGAAGGTCGCCTCGAACTTCGCCGGGTTCTCGTTGTAGCCGACCGCCGTCGCGTAGTTGAGCAGGGCGTCGACCCACACGTAGATGACGTGCTTCTCGTCCCACGGGATCGGGATGCCCCAGTCGAACGTCGACCGGGAGATCGACAGGTCCTGAAGGCCCTGCTTGACGAAGTTCACGACCTCGTTGCGGGCGGACTCGGGCTGGATGAAGCCGGGGTTCTCGGCGTAGAACTCCAGCAGCTTCGGGCCGTACTCGCTGAGCTTGAAGAAGTAGTTCTCCTCCTTGAGGATCTCCACCGGCTTCTTGTGCACGGGGCACAGCTTCTGCCCGGCGAACTCACCCTCGCCGTCCAGCAGCTCGCCGGGGAGCTTGTACTCCTCGCAGCCCACGCAGTACGGGCCCTCGTACCCGCCCTTGTAGATCTCGCCCTTGTCGTACAGGTCCTGCACGAACTCCTGGACGCGGTCCGTGTGGCGCTTCTCCGTCGTACGGATGAAGTCGTCGTTCGCGATCTCCAGGTGCTCCCAGAGGGGCTTCCACGCCTCCTCCACGAGCTTGTCGCACCACTCCTGCGGGGTGACGCCGTTCGCCTCCGCGGTACGCATGATCTTCTGACCGTGCTCGTCCGTGCCGGTGAGGTACCACACCTTCTCGCCGCGCTGACGGTGCCAGCGCGTGAGCACGTCGCCTGCGACGGTCGTATAGGCGTGGCCCAGGTGAGGAGCGTCGTTGACGTAGTAGATGGGGGTCGACACGTAGAAAGCCTTCACGGCTTCGCTCGCCCCCTGCTTCTCGGATCCAGTGGCCGCCATGGTCGAAATCCTAACGGCCGACAGAAGATCGACTCACACGCGCGGGACGGGCCCGGAGCGGGCGGGCCCGCCCCGCGCGGTGGCGATCAGCTGTCGCGGCTGCCCAGCCATCCGGGGAAGCGGGCGAGGAGCCCCCGGTACAGCTCGTCGTCGGTGAGCTCGCGGGGGTCGGGCCCGGCGTGGAAGAACGCGGCGTTGCCGGCGTCCTCGTCGGCGTCGAGCTTGCGG from Streptomyces sp. FIT100 includes these protein-coding regions:
- the metG gene encoding methionine--tRNA ligase, whose protein sequence is MAATGSEKQGASEAVKAFYVSTPIYYVNDAPHLGHAYTTVAGDVLTRWHRQRGEKVWYLTGTDEHGQKIMRTAEANGVTPQEWCDKLVEEAWKPLWEHLEIANDDFIRTTEKRHTDRVQEFVQDLYDKGEIYKGGYEGPYCVGCEEYKLPGELLDGEGEFAGQKLCPVHKKPVEILKEENYFFKLSEYGPKLLEFYAENPGFIQPESARNEVVNFVKQGLQDLSISRSTFDWGIPIPWDEKHVIYVWVDALLNYATAVGYNENPAKFEATFPANVHLVGKDILRFHAIIWPAMLMAQGLPVPGKVAANGWLMVGGEKMSKSNLTGIKPQDLTSHFGVDAYRWYFLRAIAFGQDGSFSWEDFTARYTSELANDYGNLASRVAAMVGKYFGGALPEATANGEAEKAVHEGLAKAVAEADRKIGEELDFQGGILAVFDFVKQVNGYITEQEPWKVAKTAFDHAADAAGSEEGRARLATILYTAAESLRAVAVLLNPVMPDTSQKLWDSLGAEGSLGALADQRVQDASDWGRLPAGSTVTKGAVLFPRLEEPKKG